A window from Hoeflea sp. IMCC20628 encodes these proteins:
- a CDS encoding GGDEF domain-containing protein: MKLDFSAAGWAKVIAGTVFGTAFCIAMAFFVDSFNFHSMTDSQFRYSLMVNTLLPTGLAAPLLFLLLYKMRQLAIAHHEISIIASTDSLTAVLNRGAFKMLVDAYLQQAMRQPAQNAGAFLVIDADHFKSINDRFGHQKGDVALKIIAQTIQGSLRQGDIVGRIGGEEFGVFLPKTGLEQALHVAERIRMQIGEVEFPPDTMSHSLSVSVGGAAFGRNADYDDLFRVADKCLYSAKAGGRNQVIFERLVA, translated from the coding sequence GTGAAGCTTGATTTTTCAGCCGCCGGCTGGGCCAAGGTCATCGCCGGGACCGTGTTCGGCACGGCCTTCTGCATCGCCATGGCATTCTTCGTCGATTCCTTCAATTTCCACAGCATGACGGATTCTCAATTCCGCTATTCGCTGATGGTCAACACCTTGTTGCCCACCGGACTGGCAGCACCGCTGTTGTTCCTGCTGCTCTACAAGATGCGGCAATTGGCGATCGCCCACCACGAGATCAGCATCATCGCCTCGACAGACAGCCTGACAGCGGTTCTCAATCGCGGCGCCTTCAAGATGCTGGTCGACGCCTATCTCCAGCAGGCGATGCGGCAGCCAGCACAGAACGCCGGAGCATTCCTGGTCATCGATGCCGACCATTTCAAATCGATCAATGACCGCTTTGGTCACCAGAAGGGTGATGTCGCGTTGAAGATCATTGCCCAAACCATCCAGGGTTCACTCAGGCAAGGCGATATCGTCGGACGGATCGGCGGCGAGGAATTCGGGGTTTTCCTGCCAAAAACCGGTCTCGAGCAGGCACTTCATGTCGCCGAACGCATTCGGATGCAAATCGGCGAAGTCGAATTTCCACCCGACACCATGTCGCACAGCCTTTCCGTCAGCGTGGGGGGCGCGGCATTCGGGCGAAATGCCGATTATGATGATCTGTTCCGTGTCGCCGACAAGTGCCTTTACTCGGCAAAGGCCGGCGGTCGTAATCAGGTCATATTCGAGCGACTGGTGGCTTAA
- a CDS encoding IS66 family transposase — protein sequence MDRTDLQQLSKDELIEMVLRLQRPAKDSRTSSKPPSTDKKEKRVNSRPGGAKPGHEPHNRVLADFADMFRDHEPTACKRCGHAFSGDDTMVLAGAYDEIDIPAIRPHVTRHRRFSCHCPQCGTTTKATAPAVATATPFGPGIHALAIYLKSFHALSYERLSGVFMDIFGLHASEGAIMNMFARSRPSFQATAQAAKASLRAARVVASDETGVRIEGTNAQHWVFHCKDAVVHQPDYSRAARVVHETMGGHVPEVWISDRYSAQQSHGHRHQTCLAHLARDTAFALEHGEDDLPLRFQLWFGRVFDFARAISTFAASTVASKKRKFDKQLAGLLCAPTSCDLAQKLQAKIGRARDQLLTFCDYPGEVDVTNNTSERKLRPWVIQRKVTNGYRAMWAAQAEANIRTTVDTARLKGANPFQVIASVLA from the coding sequence ATGGATCGGACTGATTTGCAGCAGCTGAGCAAGGACGAATTGATCGAGATGGTGCTTCGGCTCCAACGGCCTGCCAAGGATTCTCGGACGTCTTCCAAGCCGCCCTCTACGGACAAGAAAGAGAAACGCGTCAACTCACGACCGGGTGGAGCCAAGCCCGGGCATGAACCCCACAATAGGGTGCTGGCGGATTTTGCCGACATGTTTCGCGATCATGAACCGACCGCCTGCAAGAGATGCGGCCATGCGTTTTCCGGTGATGATACGATGGTGCTGGCCGGGGCCTATGACGAGATCGATATTCCTGCGATCCGTCCTCATGTCACCCGGCATCGGCGTTTTTCCTGTCATTGCCCGCAATGCGGCACGACGACAAAAGCCACCGCACCTGCCGTGGCAACCGCAACGCCGTTCGGGCCAGGCATTCACGCGCTGGCGATCTACCTCAAGAGTTTCCATGCATTGTCTTACGAACGCCTGAGCGGTGTGTTCATGGATATCTTCGGCCTCCATGCGAGCGAGGGCGCGATCATGAACATGTTTGCCCGCTCCCGTCCGAGCTTCCAGGCCACAGCACAGGCCGCCAAGGCCAGCCTTCGAGCCGCCCGCGTTGTCGCCAGCGACGAAACCGGTGTGCGTATTGAGGGCACAAATGCCCAACACTGGGTTTTTCATTGCAAGGATGCCGTTGTCCACCAGCCCGATTACTCCCGTGCAGCACGGGTCGTTCACGAGACCATGGGCGGCCATGTCCCCGAGGTATGGATATCTGATCGGTATTCAGCCCAGCAATCTCACGGCCATCGACATCAAACCTGCCTTGCACATTTGGCGCGTGATACAGCCTTTGCGCTGGAACATGGCGAGGATGATCTCCCTCTTCGCTTCCAGCTTTGGTTTGGCCGTGTGTTTGATTTCGCCAGAGCCATAAGCACATTCGCTGCGTCTACCGTCGCAAGCAAGAAGCGCAAATTCGATAAACAGCTTGCCGGGCTTCTATGCGCCCCGACTTCATGCGACCTGGCCCAAAAGCTCCAGGCCAAGATCGGGCGGGCCCGCGATCAGCTGCTGACGTTTTGCGACTATCCCGGAGAAGTCGATGTCACCAACAACACATCTGAGCGAAAGCTCCGTCCATGGGTCATTCAGCGAAAGGTGACAAACGGATATCGCGCCATGTGGGCCGCCCAAGCCGAAGCGAACATACGCACGACAGTCGATACCGCACGCCTCAAAGGCGCAAACCCCTTCCAGGTCATCGCATCCGTCCTGGCATAG
- a CDS encoding GNAT family N-acetyltransferase produces the protein MIPTLETDRLLLRPQTMEDWPAYAGLMMSDHAVFMEGPHTLADAWGMFCHDLAQWYLLGVGALMIEDRKSGQCLGQVGINHGPLFPEHELGWLVYPASQGKGYASEAALALRNWGFNVRGLKTLVSHIDPENHRSRKLAERLGAVLEFDAERPGPEVLVYRHRAP, from the coding sequence TTGATACCAACACTTGAAACCGACCGACTGCTGCTCAGGCCACAGACCATGGAGGACTGGCCGGCCTATGCGGGCCTGATGATGTCCGATCACGCGGTGTTCATGGAGGGGCCGCATACTCTGGCGGACGCCTGGGGGATGTTCTGTCATGATCTGGCGCAATGGTATCTGCTGGGTGTGGGTGCGCTGATGATCGAAGACCGGAAGAGCGGGCAATGTCTCGGTCAGGTCGGTATCAATCACGGACCGCTGTTTCCCGAGCATGAACTCGGCTGGCTGGTTTACCCGGCATCCCAGGGCAAGGGTTACGCGTCGGAAGCAGCGCTGGCCTTGCGCAATTGGGGCTTCAATGTTCGGGGTCTGAAGACGCTGGTCAGCCATATTGATCCTGAAAATCACCGCTCGCGCAAACTGGCCGAGCGGCTGGGCGCTGTGCTGGAATTCGATGCGGAGCGTCCCGGCCCGGAGGTGTTGGTCTACAGGCACAGGGCGCCTTAA
- a CDS encoding GIY-YIG nuclease family protein — MSCNHGGMRKGYVYILASRRNGTLYTGVTSDLPGRLYEHQNNLTPGFASKYAVKTLVWFEEHDLVTDAIAREKAIKNWPRQWKIDLIETMNPDWDDIAHFLHGL, encoded by the coding sequence ATGTCATGCAATCATGGCGGCATGCGGAAGGGCTATGTCTATATCCTTGCCTCAAGGCGCAATGGCACGCTCTACACCGGCGTGACCAGCGACTTGCCCGGCCGCCTGTATGAGCACCAGAACAATCTGACGCCGGGCTTTGCCTCGAAATACGCTGTGAAAACGCTGGTCTGGTTCGAGGAGCATGACCTCGTGACCGACGCAATCGCCCGCGAAAAAGCCATCAAGAACTGGCCCCGGCAATGGAAAATCGATCTGATCGAGACAATGAACCCGGATTGGGATGACATTGCCCACTTTCTCCATGGTCTTTGA
- a CDS encoding GGDEF domain-containing protein codes for MKLDFSATGWARVVAGVLGGTIFCIGAAMFIASFRFHEMSEARFRYSMMVNTFLPMGLAAPALFMLLYKMRQLAMAHREISIIASTDSLTAVLNRGAFKMLVDAYLQQAMRQPAHNAGAFLVIDADHFKGINDRFGHQKGDVALKIIAQTIQDSLRQGDIVGRIGGEEFGVFLPKTGIAQALTVAERIRLQISEAEFPPNARSHTLSVSVGGAAFGRNANYDDLFRIADECLYSAKASGRNQVIFDSLAA; via the coding sequence GTGAAGCTTGATTTTTCAGCCACCGGCTGGGCCAGGGTCGTGGCCGGGGTTCTTGGCGGCACAATTTTCTGCATTGGCGCGGCGATGTTTATTGCCTCCTTCAGGTTTCACGAAATGTCTGAAGCGCGATTTCGCTACTCGATGATGGTCAACACCTTCCTGCCGATGGGACTTGCAGCACCGGCACTCTTCATGCTGCTCTACAAGATGCGGCAATTGGCGATGGCCCACCGCGAAATCAGCATCATCGCCTCGACAGACAGCCTGACAGCAGTGCTCAATCGCGGCGCCTTCAAGATGCTGGTCGACGCCTATCTCCAGCAGGCGATGCGGCAACCGGCACACAACGCCGGAGCGTTCCTGGTCATCGATGCTGACCATTTCAAAGGGATCAATGACCGCTTTGGTCACCAGAAGGGTGATGTCGCGTTGAAGATCATTGCCCAAACCATCCAGGACTCACTCAGGCAAGGCGACATCGTCGGGCGGATCGGCGGCGAGGAATTCGGCGTTTTCCTGCCAAAAACCGGCATCGCGCAGGCCCTCACAGTAGCCGAACGTATTCGTCTGCAAATCAGCGAGGCCGAGTTTCCGCCGAATGCCAGATCGCACACCCTTTCCGTCAGTGTAGGGGGCGCGGCTTTTGGTCGAAATGCCAATTATGACGATCTGTTCCGAATTGCCGACGAGTGTCTTTACTCGGCAAAGGCCAGCGGTCGCAATCAGGTGATATTCGACAGCCTGGCGGCGTAA
- a CDS encoding saccharopine dehydrogenase family protein — translation MKKNVLIIGAGGVAQVVAHKCAQNNDVLGDINIASRTKAKCDAIIASIGEKNAMKTDGVLAGHALDAMDIEATKALIKATGSNIVINVGTSFLNMSVMRACIDTGAAYIDTAIHEEPGKICEAPPWYGNYEWKHAAECAEKGVTVILGAGFDPGVVNAYAALAKNDYFDTVTDVDIVDINAGSHGKYFATNFDPEINFREFTGVVYSFQKGEWQTNQMFEIGKTYDLPVVGPSKAYLCGHDEVHSLAKNMDGADVRFWMGFGDHYINVFTVLKNIGLLSEQPVKLANGDEVVPLKVVKACLPDPASLAPEYTGKTCIGDFVKGTKNGQEREVFIYNVADHKDAYNEVGSQGISYTAGVPPVAAAMLVATGQWDVKKMANVEELDPKPFLNILNHNGLPTRIKDADGDRALDFS, via the coding sequence ATGAAGAAGAACGTACTCATCATCGGCGCCGGCGGCGTCGCCCAGGTCGTCGCCCACAAATGCGCCCAGAACAACGACGTGCTCGGCGACATCAACATCGCCTCGCGCACCAAGGCCAAATGCGACGCCATCATCGCCTCCATTGGCGAGAAGAATGCCATGAAGACCGACGGCGTGCTTGCAGGCCATGCGCTCGACGCCATGGACATCGAGGCCACCAAGGCGCTGATCAAGGCGACCGGCTCCAACATCGTCATCAATGTCGGCACATCGTTTTTGAACATGTCGGTGATGCGCGCCTGCATCGACACCGGTGCGGCCTATATCGACACCGCCATCCATGAAGAGCCGGGCAAGATCTGCGAAGCCCCGCCTTGGTACGGCAATTACGAATGGAAACATGCTGCCGAATGCGCTGAAAAGGGCGTCACCGTCATCCTCGGCGCCGGCTTCGATCCGGGCGTCGTCAACGCCTATGCCGCGCTGGCCAAGAACGACTATTTTGACACCGTCACCGATGTCGACATCGTCGACATCAACGCCGGCAGCCACGGCAAATATTTCGCCACCAATTTCGACCCGGAAATCAATTTCCGCGAGTTCACCGGCGTGGTCTATTCGTTCCAGAAGGGCGAATGGCAGACCAACCAGATGTTCGAGATCGGCAAGACCTACGACCTGCCCGTCGTCGGCCCGTCAAAGGCCTATCTCTGCGGCCATGACGAAGTCCACTCGCTGGCCAAGAACATGGACGGCGCCGATGTGCGCTTCTGGATGGGCTTTGGCGATCACTACATCAACGTCTTCACGGTGCTGAAGAACATCGGCCTGTTGTCGGAACAGCCGGTCAAGCTCGCCAATGGTGATGAAGTCGTGCCGCTGAAAGTGGTCAAGGCCTGCCTTCCCGACCCGGCATCTCTCGCTCCCGAATACACCGGCAAGACCTGCATCGGTGATTTCGTCAAGGGAACCAAGAACGGTCAGGAACGCGAAGTCTTCATCTACAACGTCGCCGACCACAAGGACGCCTACAATGAAGTGGGCTCGCAAGGCATTTCCTACACCGCTGGCGTGCCGCCGGTCGCCGCCGCCATGCTGGTCGCTACCGGGCAGTGGGATGTCAAGAAGATGGCCAATGTCGAGGAACTCGACCCCAAGCCGTTCCTCAACATCCTCAACCACAACGGCCTGCCAACCCGCATCAAGGACGCCGACGGCGACCGCGCGCTGGACTTTTCCTGA
- a CDS encoding DUF4238 domain-containing protein, whose product MSIPLKHHFVPSFFLERWAAHDGNLIQFSRPFGPELKSKPVHPNATAFELRLYSIGGLPDDLAQEVETEFFSLVDYQAAEALQRLEKGETLEGKPRSAWAKFLFTLMTRMPSDIRQYKLISDQLAERILPKFRIFYDEYMQASETRDFDELVNQVAANFTNRSILKMRSIMNNRHHIDAISAFEWKVIDTSSARHELLTSDRPIIHTNVFGHAHSHIVLPIGPNKVFLAAKDKIS is encoded by the coding sequence ATGAGCATTCCTCTCAAGCACCATTTTGTTCCGTCGTTCTTCCTAGAGCGCTGGGCTGCGCACGACGGGAATTTGATTCAATTCAGCAGACCGTTTGGACCTGAATTAAAAAGCAAACCGGTCCATCCAAATGCAACGGCTTTTGAACTTCGTCTCTATTCCATAGGCGGACTGCCTGACGATTTGGCGCAAGAAGTTGAAACTGAGTTTTTTTCACTAGTCGACTATCAAGCAGCAGAGGCTCTTCAGCGATTGGAAAAAGGGGAAACCCTTGAAGGTAAGCCCCGTAGCGCGTGGGCAAAATTTCTCTTCACTCTCATGACACGAATGCCCTCTGATATTCGTCAATATAAGCTAATCTCAGATCAACTTGCTGAACGTATTTTGCCAAAGTTCAGAATTTTTTATGATGAATATATGCAAGCATCTGAAACCCGTGATTTTGATGAGCTTGTTAATCAAGTAGCCGCAAATTTCACAAATCGCTCAATACTAAAAATGCGTTCAATCATGAACAACAGGCACCACATAGATGCGATCTCCGCATTCGAGTGGAAAGTTATTGACACTTCAAGCGCTCGGCATGAACTTCTAACATCTGATCGTCCAATTATTCACACGAATGTATTTGGCCATGCGCATAGCCATATTGTTTTACCAATCGGCCCGAATAAAGTATTTTTGGCAGCAAAAGACAAAATATCGTAA
- a CDS encoding carboxynorspermidine decarboxylase → MIQTPYYLIDKSKLLINMDKIAHLREASGAKALLALKCFATWGVFDFMADYMDGTTSSSLNEVRLGREKFGKETHAYSVAYADHEIDEVVSHADKIIFNSIGQLTRFAGKADGITRGLRLNPGVSSSTFDLADPARPYSRLGEWDLKQVEPVMDMISGFMIHNNCENGDFALFDQMLGNIEQKFGPLLKKAEWVSLGGGIHFTGEDYPLDTFAERLKRFSGEYGVQVYLEPGEASITKSTTLEVTVLDTLFNGKNLAIVDSSIEAHMLDLLIYRENAKIEPNTGDQRYMICGKSCLAGDIFGEFNFPAKLSIGDRISVQDAAGYTMVKKNWFNGVQMPSIAIRELDGSIRTVREFDYTDFEHSLS, encoded by the coding sequence GTGATCCAGACCCCCTATTATCTGATCGACAAGTCAAAGCTGCTGATCAACATGGACAAGATCGCTCATCTGCGTGAGGCGTCCGGCGCCAAGGCGCTGCTGGCACTCAAATGCTTTGCCACCTGGGGCGTGTTTGATTTCATGGCCGACTATATGGATGGCACCACCTCGTCGTCACTCAACGAGGTGCGGCTCGGCCGCGAAAAATTCGGCAAGGAAACCCACGCCTATTCGGTCGCCTATGCCGATCACGAGATCGACGAAGTCGTCTCCCACGCCGACAAGATCATCTTCAATTCCATCGGCCAGCTCACCCGCTTTGCCGGAAAGGCCGACGGTATCACCCGCGGTCTGCGGCTCAATCCCGGCGTCAGTTCCTCCACCTTTGATCTCGCCGACCCGGCACGGCCCTATTCGCGGCTGGGCGAATGGGATCTCAAGCAGGTAGAGCCGGTGATGGATATGATCTCCGGCTTCATGATTCACAACAATTGCGAAAACGGCGATTTCGCGCTGTTTGACCAGATGCTCGGCAATATCGAGCAGAAATTCGGGCCGCTTCTGAAAAAGGCTGAATGGGTCAGCCTCGGCGGCGGCATCCATTTCACCGGCGAAGACTATCCGCTCGATACATTTGCCGAGCGGCTGAAGCGCTTTTCCGGCGAATATGGCGTGCAGGTCTATCTCGAACCCGGCGAAGCCTCGATCACCAAATCGACCACGCTGGAAGTCACCGTGCTCGACACGCTGTTCAACGGCAAGAACCTCGCCATTGTCGACAGCTCAATCGAGGCCCATATGCTGGATCTCTTGATCTACCGCGAAAACGCCAAGATCGAACCAAACACTGGCGATCAGCGTTACATGATCTGCGGCAAGTCCTGCCTCGCCGGCGATATCTTCGGCGAGTTCAATTTCCCGGCCAAACTCTCCATCGGCGACCGGATATCGGTCCAGGACGCCGCCGGATATACAATGGTCAAGAAAAACTGGTTTAACGGCGTGCAAATGCCGTCAATCGCCATCCGCGAGCTGGATGGCAGCATCAGAACGGTCCGTGAATTTGATTACACGGATTTCGAACACAGCCTCTCCTGA